In the Duncaniella freteri genome, one interval contains:
- the thiH gene encoding 2-iminoacetate synthase ThiH, with amino-acid sequence MFSDELEKYDWDETGRFIASRTASDVRAALRKEHLTVEDFMALISPAAEPFLEEMAQLSHRYTLERFGKTISMYIPLYVSNACANCCVYCGFNHNNPLTRVTLTMDQVKAECEAIRELGPFENLLIVSGEHPKINGADYIEQVIRTARPYFNNLTIEVGPMSAEDYKRLTHSGLNGVVCFQETYHKENYRKYHPKGMKSIFDWRVNGFDRMGQAGVHKIGMGVLIGLEDWRTDLTMLARHLRYLRKNYWQTKYSVNFPRMCPAEGGYQPKVVMSDRELAQVTFAFRIFDHDIDISYSTRENPTFRANMMKLGVTSMSAGSKTEPGGYRSTPDALEQFEVSDPRSPKAVTDEIRRLGYEAVWKDWDKVFD; translated from the coding sequence ATGTTTTCAGACGAATTAGAAAAATACGATTGGGATGAGACCGGACGGTTCATTGCCTCCCGAACAGCCTCCGATGTCCGTGCAGCCTTACGAAAGGAGCATCTTACTGTAGAGGACTTCATGGCCCTCATCTCACCTGCCGCTGAACCATTCCTTGAGGAGATGGCTCAACTGAGCCACCGATACACATTGGAGCGTTTCGGCAAGACCATCTCAATGTACATTCCGCTTTATGTGTCAAATGCTTGTGCCAACTGTTGCGTATATTGCGGTTTCAACCACAACAACCCTCTCACACGTGTCACCCTGACCATGGATCAGGTCAAAGCGGAGTGCGAAGCTATCCGTGAACTCGGACCTTTCGAGAATCTTCTCATCGTGTCAGGTGAGCACCCCAAAATCAATGGAGCCGACTATATCGAGCAGGTAATTCGGACTGCACGACCGTACTTCAACAACCTCACCATTGAGGTAGGTCCAATGAGTGCTGAAGATTACAAGCGTCTCACCCACAGCGGACTCAACGGAGTGGTATGTTTCCAGGAAACATACCATAAAGAAAACTACCGAAAATATCATCCGAAAGGGATGAAATCAATTTTCGACTGGCGTGTAAACGGATTCGACCGTATGGGTCAGGCAGGAGTGCACAAAATAGGCATGGGTGTACTGATCGGACTGGAGGACTGGCGCACCGATCTCACCATGCTTGCACGCCACCTCAGGTATCTGCGCAAGAACTACTGGCAGACCAAGTACAGCGTAAACTTCCCGCGCATGTGCCCAGCCGAAGGCGGTTACCAGCCGAAAGTGGTGATGAGCGACCGTGAACTCGCACAGGTGACATTCGCATTCCGCATATTTGACCATGATATCGACATATCATATTCAACACGAGAGAACCCTACCTTCCGCGCAAATATGATGAAACTCGGTGTCACATCAATGAGTGCCGGAAGCAAAACCGAACCTGGAGGCTACCGCTCGACTCCCGATGCCTTGGAACAGTTTGAGGTATCAGACCCCAGGTCTCCAAAAGCCGTAACCGACGAGATCAGACGCCTCGGTTACGAAGCCGTATGGAAAGACTGGGACAAAGTCTTTGACTAA
- the thiC gene encoding phosphomethylpyrimidine synthase ThiC: MTIENIDLNSYPGSEKIYIDGEIFPIKVAMRRVNLTPTVKIDNGKKVMTENAPVYIYDTSGVYTDPAVTININEGLPRIREKLTASREDLEQLPGITSEYGRMRETDKSLDNIRFAHRYAPRRAKEGKEITQMALARQGVITPEMEYVAIRENNNAKAMGIDSHITPEFVRDEIAAGRAVLPANINHPEAEPMIIGKNFLVKLNTNIGNSALSSGIEEEVSKAVWSCYWGGDTLMDLSTGDNIHETREWIIRNCPVPVGTVPVYQALEKVNGKVEDLTWEIYRDTLIEQAEQGVDYFTIHAGALKAHADMVQERLTGIVSRGGSIMTRWAVIHNEENFLYTHFDEICEILAAYDVAVSLGDGLRPGSIHDANDRSQFLELDVLGELTEIAWKHNVQVLIEGPGHVPMHKIRENMDRQVEKCHEAPFYTLGPLTTDIAPGYDHITSAIGAAQIAWMGTAMICYVTPKEHLALPNLEDVRNGVITYKIAAHAADIAKGHPGAQVRDDAMSKARFEFRWKDQFNLSLDPARAKQYYVESHKDDDHFCTMCGPNFCAMRITRQLVDDKEAAKMAEDCVK; this comes from the coding sequence ATGACCATAGAAAATATAGACCTCAATTCATATCCCGGTTCCGAGAAAATATATATCGACGGAGAAATATTCCCTATCAAAGTGGCAATGCGCCGCGTCAACCTTACACCGACCGTTAAAATCGATAACGGGAAGAAGGTAATGACAGAGAATGCCCCGGTGTATATATATGACACAAGCGGCGTGTACACTGATCCGGCAGTCACAATAAATATAAATGAAGGTCTTCCCCGCATACGCGAGAAACTTACCGCCTCTCGCGAAGATCTTGAACAGCTCCCTGGCATAACGTCAGAATACGGTCGTATGCGCGAGACAGATAAGTCGCTCGACAACATACGTTTTGCTCATCGATATGCACCGCGACGAGCAAAAGAGGGCAAAGAAATCACCCAGATGGCTCTTGCAAGGCAAGGGGTCATCACCCCAGAAATGGAATATGTCGCCATCCGTGAAAACAACAATGCCAAGGCTATGGGGATTGACAGCCACATCACTCCTGAATTTGTACGTGATGAAATAGCTGCCGGACGTGCGGTACTCCCCGCCAACATAAATCATCCCGAGGCGGAACCAATGATCATAGGCAAGAATTTCCTTGTGAAGCTCAACACCAATATTGGAAATTCAGCCCTCTCTTCAGGCATCGAAGAGGAGGTGAGCAAAGCAGTGTGGAGCTGCTACTGGGGAGGAGACACTCTCATGGACCTTTCGACAGGTGACAATATACACGAGACACGCGAATGGATCATCCGTAATTGCCCTGTCCCGGTCGGGACTGTTCCTGTATATCAGGCTCTTGAAAAAGTCAATGGAAAAGTGGAGGATCTCACATGGGAGATATACCGTGATACGCTCATCGAACAGGCTGAACAGGGTGTGGATTATTTCACAATACATGCAGGAGCACTTAAAGCTCACGCCGATATGGTGCAGGAACGTCTGACAGGAATCGTATCCCGAGGCGGTTCTATAATGACACGTTGGGCGGTGATCCATAACGAAGAGAACTTCCTCTACACCCATTTTGATGAGATCTGCGAGATTCTCGCTGCATATGACGTAGCAGTATCGCTCGGTGACGGTCTGCGCCCAGGGTCGATACATGATGCCAACGACCGTTCACAGTTCCTGGAGCTTGATGTGCTCGGAGAGCTCACCGAAATAGCATGGAAGCATAATGTGCAGGTTCTCATCGAGGGACCGGGACATGTCCCCATGCACAAGATACGCGAAAATATGGATCGCCAGGTCGAGAAATGCCATGAGGCTCCATTCTATACACTCGGACCACTCACCACTGACATCGCACCCGGATATGACCACATCACATCGGCTATCGGTGCTGCCCAGATCGCATGGATGGGAACAGCCATGATATGCTATGTCACCCCTAAAGAACACCTTGCCCTGCCCAATCTTGAGGATGTCCGCAACGGCGTGATAACATATAAGATCGCAGCCCATGCAGCCGACATAGCCAAGGGGCACCCAGGAGCCCAGGTACGTGACGACGCCATGAGCAAAGCCCGCTTTGAATTCCGTTGGAAAGACCAGTTCAATCTCTCGCTTGATCCTGCCAGAGCAAAGCAATACTATGTAGAGAGCCACAAGGATGATGACCACTTCTGCACAATGTGCGGTCCTAATTTCTGTGCGATGCGCATCACCCGTCAGCTCGTCGACGATAAGGAAGCTGCAAAGATGGCAGAGGACTGTGTTAAATAG
- a CDS encoding thiazole synthase codes for MKDILTIGGKEFTSRLFVGTGKFASNRLMLESILASGSQMITVAMKRIDMQHEEEDDMLAHINRENVQFLPNTSGVRNADEAVLAANLARDCFGTDFIKLEIHPDPKYLLPDPIETLKATEILAKQGFKVLPYIQADPVLCKRLEEVGTAAVMPLGAPIGTNKGLKTRDLLEIIIAESRVPVVIDAGLGAPSHAADAMEIGADAVLVNTAIAVAGDPVEMAVAFRLAVEAGRKAYLAGLGSVSDSASATSPLTAFLDL; via the coding sequence ATGAAAGACATTCTAACTATCGGCGGAAAAGAATTCACCTCACGCCTGTTTGTAGGCACAGGAAAATTCGCATCCAACCGTCTGATGCTTGAATCCATCCTCGCTTCCGGCTCTCAGATGATAACAGTGGCAATGAAGCGCATTGATATGCAGCACGAGGAAGAGGATGACATGCTCGCACATATCAATCGCGAAAATGTACAGTTCCTCCCCAATACTTCAGGCGTGCGCAACGCCGATGAGGCTGTCCTCGCCGCCAACCTTGCCAGAGACTGTTTCGGGACCGATTTCATCAAGCTTGAGATCCATCCCGATCCAAAATATCTTCTCCCCGACCCCATCGAAACTCTCAAGGCAACTGAGATACTTGCAAAACAAGGTTTCAAGGTACTACCCTACATTCAGGCAGACCCTGTGCTGTGCAAACGCCTTGAGGAAGTCGGGACAGCAGCCGTCATGCCGCTCGGAGCACCCATAGGCACCAACAAAGGCCTCAAGACTCGCGACCTTCTTGAAATAATTATTGCTGAAAGCCGTGTGCCTGTAGTCATTGATGCCGGACTTGGCGCACCCTCGCATGCCGCCGATGCTATGGAAATCGGAGCAGATGCAGTACTCGTAAATACAGCTATCGCTGTGGCAGGAGACCCTGTGGAAATGGCAGTGGCATTCAGGCTCGCAGTAGAAGCCGGACGCAAAGCATATCTTGCCGGGCTTGGCTCAGTATCCGACTCAGCAAGTGCAACCAGCCCTCTCACTGCATTCCTTGATCTCTAA
- a CDS encoding thiamine phosphate synthase, whose translation MLMFITHPSDRYSIAEEVQMVLEGGCKWIQLRIKDISDEEFRQTALEIIPLCKENEAFLVFDDRVELAMEMGVHGVHLGKNDMNPLQARETMGAEAIIGVTANTADDILRLKGWDVDYVGLGPFRYTTTKKNLSPLLGPDGYREVVNKVREADIPLPIVAIGGITLEDIPEIMATGVNGVAVSGSIINAPNPVKYTRQLIETLNSTKKQ comes from the coding sequence ATGTTAATGTTTATTACTCATCCCAGCGACCGATACAGCATCGCTGAGGAGGTGCAAATGGTCCTCGAAGGAGGATGCAAATGGATACAACTGAGAATCAAAGATATATCGGATGAGGAATTCCGACAGACAGCCCTTGAGATTATTCCTCTATGTAAAGAAAACGAGGCATTTCTCGTGTTTGACGACCGCGTAGAGCTTGCCATGGAAATGGGAGTTCACGGAGTGCATTTAGGCAAAAATGACATGAATCCTTTACAGGCTCGCGAGACAATGGGAGCAGAAGCGATAATAGGAGTGACAGCCAATACTGCCGACGATATACTCCGATTGAAAGGATGGGATGTCGACTATGTGGGTCTCGGTCCTTTCCGCTACACTACAACAAAGAAAAATCTGTCACCATTACTCGGACCCGACGGCTACCGCGAAGTGGTCAATAAAGTCCGTGAGGCAGACATCCCCCTGCCGATAGTGGCGATCGGAGGCATCACTCTTGAAGATATCCCTGAGATAATGGCTACAGGTGTAAACGGTGTGGCTGTAAGCGGTTCCATCATAAACGCTCCTAATCCTGTAAAGTATACACGCCAGTTGATTGAAACATTGAACTCAACCAAGAAACAGTAA
- a CDS encoding thiamine phosphate synthase gives MGADPMLLIAVTPHDPVDNEWHKVEALLQSGWHRVHLRHPDSTLADMRWIIESIDQKYHNRIVLHGHFDLINDFNLGGLHLNHRCPSAPSLYHGPLSRSCHSLQEIYDAEDMEYVTISPIFDSISKQGYRSAFNHEDLTKLSHASVPLIALGGISPDNIEEIRQYNFAGFAMLGAIPWHGTVEDVNKFAKQALSIC, from the coding sequence ATGGGGGCTGATCCAATGCTATTGATAGCCGTCACTCCCCATGACCCGGTCGATAACGAGTGGCACAAGGTTGAGGCATTGCTGCAATCAGGGTGGCACCGCGTGCATCTTCGTCACCCTGATTCGACCCTGGCCGATATGCGATGGATCATAGAAAGCATCGATCAGAAATACCACAACAGGATCGTGCTCCACGGACATTTCGATCTCATAAATGATTTCAATCTCGGCGGACTGCATCTGAATCACCGTTGCCCTTCAGCTCCGTCCTTGTACCACGGACCTCTGTCTCGCTCATGCCATTCTCTACAGGAGATCTATGATGCCGAGGATATGGAATATGTGACAATCAGCCCTATATTCGACAGCATATCCAAACAGGGATACCGTTCAGCATTCAATCACGAAGATCTGACCAAACTAAGTCATGCATCTGTTCCGCTGATAGCACTCGGAGGCATCTCGCCCGACAATATAGAAGAAATACGGCAATACAACTTTGCAGGTTTCGCCATGCTCGGAGCCATACCGTGGCACGGCACAGTGGAAGATGTAAATAAATTCGCAAAACAGGCTCTTTCAATATGTTAA
- the thiS gene encoding sulfur carrier protein ThiS, with translation MNVTINDINLTLPSGATLLQALEVKDIKPQGIATALNGTVIPASKRESTTLKDGDKIVIIKAFYGG, from the coding sequence ATGAACGTCACAATCAATGACATAAATCTCACTCTCCCCTCAGGAGCCACTCTGCTCCAGGCATTAGAAGTAAAGGATATCAAACCGCAAGGGATTGCAACCGCCCTAAACGGCACCGTAATACCTGCTTCAAAGCGAGAGAGCACCACTCTTAAAGACGGTGACAAAATTGTAATAATAAAGGCTTTCTATGGGGGCTGA
- the thiD gene encoding bifunctional hydroxymethylpyrimidine kinase/phosphomethylpyrimidine kinase, giving the protein MRKYIPVLSIAGSDPSGGAGIQADIKTISALGCYAMTAITSLTAQNTTGVRSIMPSTGAIVADQIDMIMEDIPPMAIKTGMLCNLNVVSTVADKLEQYRPDNIVVDPVMVSTSGSKLLDDEAIDLIVKRIFPLSTIITPNRSEAKVLTRETDPDRQAKILMEMGCRNVLLKGGDSDRKDFKIDYLYLENKHTGIELRADAVNTVNTHGTGCTLSSAIASYLALGYDLEQAVRAAKFYISRALEAGAFVTTGRGHGPVNHFYAPRRLKNFNPNRPK; this is encoded by the coding sequence ATGAGAAAATATATCCCAGTGCTTTCCATAGCAGGCAGCGACCCATCCGGAGGAGCCGGCATCCAGGCTGACATAAAGACCATCTCCGCCCTGGGCTGCTATGCAATGACCGCAATAACATCTCTTACTGCCCAGAACACTACCGGCGTCCGTTCAATAATGCCATCTACAGGAGCCATAGTCGCCGACCAGATTGACATGATCATGGAGGACATACCTCCTATGGCGATAAAGACAGGTATGCTGTGCAATCTCAATGTTGTATCAACTGTAGCCGACAAATTAGAGCAATATCGTCCTGACAACATTGTTGTAGATCCTGTGATGGTATCCACTTCAGGTTCAAAACTTCTTGATGATGAAGCTATCGACCTTATTGTCAAAAGAATATTCCCTCTGTCAACAATCATAACTCCCAACAGGAGTGAGGCTAAAGTGCTGACAAGAGAGACAGACCCTGACCGCCAAGCCAAAATACTTATGGAGATGGGGTGCAGAAATGTACTGCTTAAAGGCGGAGACTCCGACCGAAAAGATTTTAAGATCGACTACCTTTACCTTGAAAACAAGCATACAGGGATAGAACTTCGTGCCGATGCTGTGAATACGGTCAACACCCATGGAACAGGGTGTACACTCTCATCAGCCATCGCATCTTATCTTGCACTCGGATATGACTTGGAGCAGGCAGTAAGGGCCGCAAAATTCTATATATCCAGAGCCCTTGAAGCAGGAGCATTCGTGACCACCGGAAGAGGGCATGGTCCTGTCAACCATTTCTATGCCCCAAGACGCCTGAAAAATTTCAATCCCAACCGACCAAAATAA
- a CDS encoding MATE family efflux transporter: MKGINREILSLAIPSIITNITTPLLALMDVAIVGHMGDASYIAAIAVGGTIFNMVYWLFAFLRMGTSGLSAQAHGAQDEHELNLVLSRGILVALSASAIIILLSPLLAELSFAVMDVDGNVKDMAERYFRILVWGAPAVLCTYTFSGWALGRKNPKAPMWVSFIINIANILVSLILVFVFRLKIEGVAFGTLSAQWLGALSFILIIHRKYHPAMPSFGRTIQKGALKRFFSVNADIFLRTCCLIAVTVWFTRVGSQQGTVVLAVNTLLMQFFILFSYFMDGFAFAGESLCGNCLGARDKKRLDHSIRALLWWGTVVSVIFTVLYFTCGERIMTLLSGDTEVIEASKEYFHWVILIPIVGFAAFTWDGVYIGITRTREMLLSMAIATAIYFILYFVLFPHMGNDGLWIAFLSYLLSRGIILHLASKRASRDIFLE; the protein is encoded by the coding sequence ATGAAAGGTATCAACAGAGAGATCCTTTCATTAGCCATTCCGTCCATCATCACCAACATCACTACTCCATTGTTGGCGTTGATGGACGTGGCTATTGTAGGGCATATGGGAGATGCCTCCTATATAGCAGCAATCGCTGTAGGTGGCACAATATTCAATATGGTCTATTGGCTTTTCGCATTCCTTCGCATGGGCACAAGCGGGCTTTCGGCACAGGCCCACGGAGCACAGGATGAGCATGAGCTCAATCTTGTGCTTTCACGTGGAATACTTGTAGCTCTTTCCGCATCAGCAATCATAATATTGCTCTCCCCTCTCCTTGCAGAATTATCGTTTGCAGTCATGGATGTGGACGGCAATGTGAAGGATATGGCTGAGCGGTATTTCCGCATATTGGTATGGGGAGCCCCGGCAGTGCTATGCACCTACACTTTCTCAGGATGGGCATTAGGAAGAAAGAACCCCAAGGCCCCGATGTGGGTCTCATTTATAATAAACATAGCCAATATATTGGTCAGCCTGATACTTGTATTCGTATTCCGACTAAAAATAGAGGGTGTAGCATTCGGGACCCTTTCCGCACAATGGCTCGGAGCACTGTCGTTCATACTCATCATTCACAGGAAATATCATCCTGCAATGCCGTCATTCGGCAGAACTATCCAGAAAGGAGCCCTAAAGAGATTTTTCTCGGTGAATGCCGACATATTCCTTCGCACATGTTGCCTTATAGCTGTTACAGTATGGTTCACAAGGGTAGGATCACAACAGGGTACTGTAGTTCTTGCAGTGAACACCCTGCTAATGCAGTTCTTCATACTTTTCTCCTATTTCATGGACGGTTTTGCATTTGCCGGAGAATCCCTGTGCGGCAATTGTCTGGGAGCCCGAGACAAAAAACGGCTTGACCACAGTATCAGAGCGTTGCTATGGTGGGGAACCGTAGTCTCTGTGATATTCACTGTTCTGTACTTCACATGTGGAGAACGGATCATGACACTTCTTAGCGGAGACACAGAAGTGATAGAAGCATCCAAAGAATATTTCCATTGGGTGATACTTATTCCGATAGTCGGATTCGCAGCCTTCACATGGGATGGTGTGTACATCGGCATCACACGGACACGAGAGATGCTGCTTTCAATGGCTATAGCCACAGCCATATACTTCATCCTTTATTTCGTCCTGTTCCCCCACATGGGTAATGACGGTCTATGGATAGCCTTCCTAAGTTACCTGCTTTCGCGCGGCATAATACTCCATCTCGCAAGCAAAAGAGCAAGCCGTGATATTTTTTTGGAATAA
- a CDS encoding OPT family oligopeptide transporter: MSKNQIDEVVYQDADPVEMPENAFRELGEGEHYRPIMHPAHDYPEVTPYSVSMGLILAIIFSAAAAYLGLKVGQVFEAAIPIAIIAVGFSGALKKKNPLGQNVIIQSIGACSGVIVAGAIFTLPALYILQAKYPDISVNFFQIFLSSLLGGILGILFFIPFRKYFVKDMHGKYPFPEATATTQVLASGLGKDSANAGQAKTLIFASLIGGIYDYVVETFGFWANTLNTMVTSWGQTLAEKTKLVVSCNTTAAVLGLGYIIGLKYSFIIFAGSIFVWWVIIPLIGTYGAADITSLSPVEIFSDYARLIGIGGIAMAGIIGIVKSWGIIREAVGLASREFKGGTDGKKTIRWQTDISMKHIVFFIAIALIAVFVFFWAGVINTFWQALVAWIVVTLIAFLFTTVAANAIAIVGSNPVSGMTLMTLIIASAIFVAVGLNGTSGIAASMVIGGVVCTALSMAGGFVTDLKVGYWLGSTPKKQESWKFLGTLVSAATVGGVILLLNQVYGFTGENALVAPQANAMAKVIEPLMMGGDTPWILYMVGAILALILNWLGVPALAFCLGMFIPLQLNTPLLVGGAVAWFISSRSKDKAVNAARNERGTLIASGLIAGGALFGVFAALTRFLGFEYTNPMTAIATQWTGLAVYALLIIYLIWDSMRAKALKD; this comes from the coding sequence ATGTCGAAAAATCAGATTGACGAGGTCGTGTATCAGGATGCCGACCCCGTAGAAATGCCGGAAAATGCATTTCGTGAACTTGGCGAAGGAGAGCATTATCGCCCGATAATGCACCCTGCTCATGACTATCCCGAGGTGACCCCATATTCGGTCAGCATGGGACTAATCCTTGCCATCATCTTCAGTGCCGCAGCCGCATACCTCGGGCTGAAAGTGGGCCAAGTGTTTGAAGCCGCGATTCCCATTGCCATCATAGCAGTAGGATTCTCCGGCGCGCTCAAAAAGAAGAACCCTTTAGGACAGAATGTCATCATCCAGTCCATCGGAGCCTGTTCCGGTGTTATTGTCGCCGGAGCCATCTTCACTCTCCCGGCACTGTACATTCTTCAGGCAAAGTATCCCGACATTTCAGTCAACTTCTTCCAGATATTTCTCAGTTCACTGCTGGGAGGCATCCTTGGCATTCTCTTTTTCATTCCTTTCCGCAAATATTTCGTAAAGGATATGCATGGCAAATATCCTTTCCCTGAAGCTACAGCAACAACTCAAGTGCTTGCAAGCGGACTTGGAAAGGACTCAGCCAATGCCGGACAGGCTAAGACCCTGATATTCGCATCACTCATAGGTGGTATATACGACTATGTGGTGGAGACATTCGGATTCTGGGCAAATACCCTGAACACAATGGTTACATCGTGGGGACAGACTCTCGCTGAGAAAACCAAACTTGTGGTAAGCTGCAACACCACTGCCGCTGTACTCGGACTCGGATACATAATTGGCCTCAAATACTCCTTCATAATTTTTGCAGGCTCAATCTTCGTATGGTGGGTCATCATACCATTGATAGGCACCTACGGAGCAGCAGACATCACCTCGCTTAGTCCTGTTGAAATATTCAGTGACTATGCCCGCCTCATAGGCATCGGCGGTATCGCAATGGCAGGAATCATCGGAATTGTAAAATCCTGGGGCATCATACGCGAAGCTGTAGGACTCGCCTCCCGCGAATTCAAAGGCGGCACAGATGGAAAGAAAACTATCCGCTGGCAGACCGACATATCCATGAAGCATATAGTATTCTTCATCGCCATCGCGCTCATCGCTGTGTTTGTGTTCTTTTGGGCAGGTGTCATCAACACATTCTGGCAGGCTCTTGTGGCATGGATTGTAGTCACATTGATAGCATTCCTGTTCACCACAGTTGCAGCCAACGCAATTGCAATCGTAGGCTCCAACCCTGTATCAGGCATGACCCTCATGACCCTTATCATTGCATCAGCCATCTTTGTAGCTGTAGGACTCAACGGCACATCGGGCATCGCAGCATCCATGGTGATAGGCGGTGTAGTATGTACAGCTCTCTCTATGGCTGGCGGCTTCGTCACCGACCTCAAAGTAGGATATTGGCTCGGTTCCACACCCAAGAAACAGGAATCCTGGAAATTCCTCGGCACTCTTGTATCGGCTGCCACAGTGGGGGGGGTAATACTTCTCCTCAACCAAGTGTACGGATTCACTGGCGAGAACGCACTCGTTGCACCGCAGGCAAATGCAATGGCAAAAGTGATCGAACCACTCATGATGGGTGGTGATACACCATGGATACTATATATGGTGGGAGCGATCCTTGCCCTCATCCTAAACTGGCTTGGTGTGCCTGCCCTTGCTTTCTGCCTCGGAATGTTCATTCCACTGCAACTCAACACTCCCCTTCTTGTAGGCGGAGCCGTAGCATGGTTCATTAGTAGCCGATCCAAGGACAAGGCAGTCAATGCAGCACGCAACGAACGTGGCACACTAATCGCCTCCGGACTTATAGCCGGCGGAGCCCTCTTCGGAGTGTTCGCAGCTCTGACACGCTTCCTTGGATTCGAATACACCAATCCTATGACAGCCATCGCCACACAGTGGACCGGCCTTGCTGTTTACGCGCTTCTCATAATCTATCTGATATGGGATTCCATGCGTGCCAAAGCACTGAAGGATTAA
- the lysA gene encoding diaminopimelate decarboxylase — MARFPIDEFKELATPFYFYDLTLLDRTLAEIKRTSRDERFRVHYAIKANANPGILRRIQASGLGVDAVSGGEILAAIDAGFHGEQIVYAGVGKTDAEIRLALNNGVGCFNVESEPELDIIDEIASSLGLKANIALRINPNIDAHTHEYITTGLAENKFGINLDQLPDIIEKVLRLDHINLSGLHFHIGSQITEIEPFLMLCETINRIQDEWTERGVEFKTINVGGGLGIDYADPDRHPIPDFEGYFKAFRNHLRLRPEQELHFELGRSVVAQCGSLITRVLYVKEGTTKRFAIVDAGMTDLIRPALYNAHHRIENISSPNDVKHHYDVVGPICESSDCFGKDEMLPAIRRGDFLALRSAGAYGEIMASQYNCRTLPSSYFYEK; from the coding sequence ATGGCACGATTCCCAATCGATGAATTCAAAGAGCTTGCCACACCGTTTTATTTCTACGACCTGACATTACTTGACAGGACTCTTGCTGAAATAAAACGCACATCGCGCGATGAACGTTTCAGAGTCCACTATGCCATCAAGGCAAACGCCAATCCGGGCATACTGAGGCGGATTCAGGCTTCCGGACTCGGAGTGGATGCCGTGAGCGGCGGTGAAATACTCGCCGCCATTGATGCCGGATTCCATGGCGAACAGATTGTGTATGCAGGAGTAGGCAAAACTGATGCAGAGATAAGGCTTGCTCTCAACAATGGTGTAGGATGCTTCAATGTCGAATCCGAGCCGGAGTTGGATATAATCGATGAGATAGCATCATCATTAGGATTGAAAGCCAACATAGCTCTCCGCATCAATCCCAATATAGATGCCCACACTCATGAATATATAACCACCGGACTTGCCGAAAACAAGTTTGGCATAAATCTTGACCAGCTCCCCGACATTATAGAAAAAGTTCTCAGGCTTGATCATATCAACCTTTCAGGACTGCATTTCCACATAGGCTCACAGATCACCGAGATCGAACCGTTCTTGATGCTTTGCGAGACCATAAACCGTATCCAGGACGAATGGACTGAAAGAGGGGTCGAGTTCAAGACTATAAATGTAGGAGGAGGCCTTGGCATCGACTATGCCGATCCCGACCGACATCCAATACCCGACTTCGAAGGCTACTTCAAGGCCTTCCGTAACCATCTCAGGCTTCGCCCGGAACAGGAGCTCCACTTCGAGCTTGGTCGTTCGGTAGTCGCCCAATGTGGCAGCCTCATCACCAGGGTACTGTATGTCAAGGAGGGCACCACCAAAAGATTTGCAATTGTGGATGCAGGCATGACCGATCTCATACGCCCTGCCCTATATAATGCACACCACCGCATCGAAAATATATCATCACCAAACGATGTGAAGCATCACTATGATGTGGTAGGCCCTATCTGCGAATCTTCCGACTGTTTCGGCAAGGATGAAATGCTCCCCGCCATACGTCGCGGCGACTTCCTCGCACTTCGTTCAGCAGGAGCCTACGGAGAGATAATGGCATCACAATATAACTGCCGCACTCTCCCCTCATCATATTTCTACGAGAAATAA